The following proteins are co-located in the Macadamia integrifolia cultivar HAES 741 chromosome 3, SCU_Mint_v3, whole genome shotgun sequence genome:
- the LOC122074065 gene encoding transcription factor TCP4-like, producing MEESRHHQPSSRLGLRAAAAAAATIGGGEIVEVQGGHIVRSTGRKDRHSKVCTAKGPRDRRVRLSAHTAIQFYDVQDRLGYDRPSKAVDWLINKAKASIDELAQRPAWTPTTTTTTCSAAAAPSATTDTTHPVDQGHEEENRLHFRHKTDTAVGSSKRPMASAEAAASGFGFQHQQQQMNNPSHSSNFLPPSLDSDSIADTIKSFFPMGASTSSYSINFQNYPPDLISRTSSQAQDLRLSLQSFRDPILLHQQQQLHHHPQPNRSAEQTLFSVSAPLAFDTTSDAWSEQPHQQQQTATDTQYQRTVAWNAGTDTSSSSGGGEGGFVFHSPPLLQPSLGQSQFFSQRGPLQSSNSPSVLAWMDPQISASDHHHNHMAASVHHRLPISGIGFASGGFSGFRIPARIQGEEEHDAVSDKPSSASSASRH from the coding sequence ATGGAAGAGAGTCGGCACCACCAACCGTCGTCGAGATTGGGGCTAAGAGcagccgccgccgccgccgccaccATCGGAGGAGGAGAGATCGTAGAAGTGCAAGGAGGCCACATTGTGCGATCCACAGGGAGGAAAGACAGGCACAGCAAGGTCTGCACTGCAAAGGGTCCTCGCGACCGGAGAGTCCGCTTGTCTGCTCACACTGCCATTCAGTTCTACGACGTTCAGGATCGACTGGGCTACGACCGACCCAGCAAGGCCGTCGATTGGCTCATCAACAAGGCCAAGGCCTCCATAGACGAGCTCGCCCAGCGTCCTGCTTGGAccccaaccaccaccaccaccacttgcAGTGCTGCAGCTGCTCCTTCCGCCACCACTGATACTACTCATCCTGTCGACCAAGGCCACGAAGAGGAAAACAGGCTTCATTTCCGGCACAAAACCGACACTGCAGTTGGTTCGAGTAAGAGGCCAATGGCATCTGCGGAGGCAGCGGCTTCTGGGTTTGGTTTTCAGCATCAGCAGCAGCAGATGAACAATCCCAGCCACAGCTCCAACTTCCTTCCGCCTTCTTTAGACTCCGACTCCATTGCTGACACCATAAAGTCCTTCTTCCCAATGGGCGCATCTACATCCTCGTATTCCATCAATTTTCAGAACTACCCACCAGACCTTATCTCCAGAACCAGCAGCCAAGCTCAAGATCTTCGTCTTTCTCTCCAGTCCTTCCGAGACCCAATCCTTCTTCACCAGCAACAGCAGCTGCACCACCATCCACAGCCTAATCGTTCGGCCGAACAGACCCTTTTCTCTGTTTCTGCTCCATTGGCGTTTGATACCACCTCCGACGCTTGGTCTGAGCAGCCACATCAGCAGCAGCAGACAGCGACGGACACTCAATATCAGAGAACAGTCGCTTGGAATGCCGGAACGGATACAAGCAGCAGCTCAGGAGGAGGTGAAGGAGGATTCGTCTTCCATTCGCCGCCGCTGCTGCAACCATCTCTCGGCCAAAGCCAGTTCTTTTCTCAGAGGGGACCCCTTCAGTCCAGTAACTCACCTTCAGTTCTTGCTTGGATGGACCCGCAGATTTCCGCCTCagatcatcatcataatcatatgGCAGCTTCAGTCCATCATAGATTGCCCATCTCCGGCATCGGATTTGCCTCTGGAGGATTTTCTGGCTTCCGCATTCCGGCAAGAATTCAAGGTGAAGAGGAGCACGACGCTGTCTCCGACAAGCCGTCCTCTGCTTCCTCTGCTTCACGCCATTGA